ttaaaaaatgtattatcTTAATAGGAACCACGTTAAAAGATTATAAATTTTAGAATCTTAAATTCAATTTACTTCtaatataacaaaaaatatatttaattaaaacgtGTCTTACTATGTATTTTAAATATCTTTCAATCAAAATTCATGTCACAGCGACCTCAATATGTGTCGCTAAAATTGTAATGCCTGTAATCACCACATCTGCATCGCAACTGCATTTTAAATATTACTTCAATTTCTTAGTACCTCCATTTAAACATAAGTTGTTCTTAACCCTAACTTTCATAAATAACTAATTTGTATTATCCAATATCAGTTAACTTCTAGTTGATATTTTATTAAGCTAAACTCTCTTTGAATAGGGGTTATTATGTTGGAACATCTTCACTAGAAGAACAAGTAGCAATTGATATGTGTTGCACATTTCGTGGAAGCTTTGCAAAACTTGATGCTAAAACTGGTGCCATCTTATGGAAAACCTATATGTTGCCAGATAACAAAGGAAAGAGAAATGAATATGCAGGAGGTGCCATTTGGGGAAGTAGTCCTTCCATTGATGTTCATAGAAAACATGTATATATTGCCACTGGAAATCTCTATTCTGCTCCAAAAAACATACTTGAATGTCAAGAAAGACAAATCAATCAAACTACTCCTATTGAACAAGACAAGTGTGTTGAGCCAGAAAACCACTCCAATTCAATCTTAGCCCTTGATTTGGATTCTGGTAATATCAAATGGTACAAACAATTAGGAGGATTTGACATATGGTTTTTTGCATGTAGCAATGCTTCGACACCTAATTGCCCTCCTCAAGGTTCTACACCAGATGCTGATTTTGGAGAGGCACCAATCATGTTAACTCCTTATATAAATGGAACtaagaaaaatattattgttgCTATTCAAAAAAGTGGATTTGCATGGGCATTGGATCGCGATAATGGATCACTTATATGGTTTATGGTAATATATATTCTTTCAAATCgatcaattaaaaaatatatatataattgttgttTTAAAAGTTCAATGCCATATTGCAGGAAGCAGGACCTGGTGGAACTGTTGGAGGTGGAACATGGGGAGCATCAAGTGATGAAAAAAGAGTTTATACAAACATTGTAAATTCAGATAACAAAAATTTCACATTATTACCATCAAATAGAAATATAACAACCGGAGGGTGGGTAGCCATGGATTCTAGAAATGGAAAAGTTTTATGGACTACAGCTAACCCTAGTAATAATACTGCTAGTGGTCCTGTTAGTgtggcaaatgatgttgtttttgGTGGATCTACAGATAGATTAGGACACATATATGCAATGAATGCAAGAAATGGTAAAATTTTATGGTCTTATGAAACTGGAGGTAGTGTTTATGGAGGCGTGTCAATTAGCAATGGTTGTATTTATGTGGGCAGTGGATATAGTATCTCTCTAGGGTTTTTCCTTAACTATACTGGTGGAACTTCACTTTTTTCATTTTGTGTCTAAAGAATTTATATGGTCATGAAtgtatataaataaaagtatGTCATCATGAATATCTCTCTAGGGTTTTTCCTTAACTATACTAGTGGAACCCTCACTCTTAGAACTTATGGGAATTGTCTAATGGTTGTATCTTCATGTATTGTTTTCTCCAACACATATTTCTCTCACTGACTTCATATTCATATCTTCTACCTTAACATATAGTGAATCAAGTGTTTATATTGATTACGAGGTTGATAGTGGTTATGGTTTTTTGGTTCTCTTTTGGTGGCCTATAATTTGTTGATGGTAGTTATAGTTGTCTAAGATCTAGGCCGAACCCTATGGGTGAGGTTCTAGCtacttgaatgtttttttttttgtgagattCATCAGTTTTGGTGCATCTCTGTGGTTTCTTGGTTTGCTTGTTGTACCTTTTGGTTTTTAATTGTTGTGGTCACTTTAGCACTTCTTGCACTAACTGATAGTCTCCTCTTTTGTATTTTAGTTGTTTTCATCTTAGGGGGCGTTTGTTTTGGTGACATAAAAAAGAATGTGGGCATTTAATTCTTGAATTAGTGATTCCTCTATTTGGtagatagaaataaaaataataaacctaGGAATAAATAGTTCCCAAGAAAGAGAAAGACACACATTCTCGTCACGTTCTCGTCACTGTTATTCATGTGACATAGAGGTGGGGAAGTTTTGTTCGCAAGAACTATAAGCCCATTATCTCCTAATATAGGCGGAAAATTTCAGTCCAAACTACTTACAAAGTTTTATAAAGGGAATGAAGGAAAGCTAGCAAACTGAGATACAACAAGtgatcttcgatgttagaaagCATGTGTGCCTCTAAAATTAAAGTAATTGGCTAGAAAGTGCTATTAAAAATAATGGCCACAAAATAAGAGCTAACGAAATGATGAGTGATTCAAAATGTGCCTTATATATGGTGTGTGTGTGTTTCTATTTTATGGTGGGGAAAAATTGCAACACTTATTCtttgagtaatgctattcttacaccaattttttacaccaatacttacatctgacattgttcaccgtatttatatggtaaacagtgttttttaaataaaaaataattgataaACAGTATTATGAACAGTGAAAAGTATGTATAGTTAAAGTCtgttaatgaaatataaaaaattggttaatgaagtgaTCATGTTGGTTAATAAATGTCaatatgttaaaaataatttagtagtaaaataaagttggttaatgcaaagTAACAAGTTGGTAAATAaagtgatgaagttggttaatgaactctcagatattaaaaataatttttattagttaaagaaagttggttaatgaagggtaaaatgttggttaatgaagttatgaagttggttaataaacgtcCAGATATCAAAAATAACttttagtagtaaaataaagttggttaatgaaatgtaAAATGCTGGATAATGAAGTTATGAAGTTGGCTAATGACACAATTTTATATTAGTATCTCTTAatctaaacaaattaaaaaaactatattttaaaaaaatttaattataataatatttcacTGTTCACGACActgtttataaatatttttaaatttaagtaacactattcaccgtataaatacggtgaatagtgttgggtgtaagtattggtgtaaaaATTGGGTGTATGAATATGATTTCTCTTGTTCTTGTTATGTCTTTTTGCTACTGCAATGTGGATCCAAGTGTCTCAATGACTCTCACTGGAACATATACGGGAAACTAATGTTGGTGATCATTTTGAGAACTTTTCGACCAAGTAGGAGGGAAAGGTTTCAAAGGGGAATGAAGGTATAGTGTGACTTGTAAGTTGTTGGTGTCTATGGATTAAGAGGAATAGAATCTagctaaataataaaatatgtaaaatatgtattgtaTGTGACATTATTAATAACataaaaatttcttcttggcaaTGAGATCTGTAATAGGGAATATAAGTAATGTGAATGATAGTACATATAATACAAATGATAGTACAAAATAGAAAAGTATGTAGTACAAAAATATAGTTAGTTATATAGTTAGTTAATTGGTTCAGattgttagttagttagttatccTCATAAACTAACTATATATACACTTTGTAACTGATGTAACAAACTGAGATTGAATATACCATTTTATAGCTTCTTGTTCTTTCTCTCTATTTCATACAATCGTGTTCATAACTTGTTCAACAATGGATGTTACCGTAGTTTACTTCCATGACTTGTATGTTCACATGGTATCATCGTCCTTGTGATCCCTTTTTCGCTGTGCATAGATAGATTTCAATCTCCTTGTGCTCCTTTGATTCCTCTtttcttctttcctttcttctttgTTGTTTCTCTCACCATGTCTTCCACTACTTCGGAGACCAGTGATCATGGTGATTCCACAACTCGCAACCATCCCAAGGTTATCAAAATGATACCTTAAATCCATATTTCATGCATCCAAATGAGAATATGGTATGAATCCTCGATACTCCAATTCTTTCCAGCAACAATTATCACTCTTGGTCATGATCCATGACTATGGATTTATGATCTAAGAACAAGCTCCACTTCATCAATGGCGCGCTACCTCGCCCACCAGATCTTGATTTTAACTCCATAGCTTGTGACAGGTGTAACACCATGATTATGTCGTGGATCAAGAATTCAGTAGACCTGAAAATCGCTCAAAGCATACTTTGGATGGACAATGCAGCAGATATGTGGAATGAATTTAAGGAAAGATTTTATCAAGGTGATGTATTTCGTATTTCATATCTTCATGATGAAATTTGTAATCTAAAACAAGGTGATACATCTATTTCATCCTATTATACGAATTTGCAGATTTTGTGGCAAGAACTTGATAATTTTCGTCCTATTCCAATTTGCAATTGTGAAGTTACTTGTTCTGCCAGTCCTAAGATTCATGCTTATAAAGATAGTTACCAAGTCATTAGATTTCTCAAAGGTTTGAATGATCAGTATGCAACAATTCACTCCCAGATCATGTTAATGGATCCTATGCCTAACATTTGTAAGATTTACTCTTTACTTGTTCAGCAAGAAAGAGAAACCAAACTCCCTCTTGAAGAGTCCAAAGTCCTTGCTACACCCAACATTTCCCATCACAATCATCGTGGCTCCCAAGTCAAGACCAATTCCAACACTCGAGGAAGAGGTGATAGAGGTGGTAGATCCTGTGGTGGACGGGGTAGAGGAAATCGTGTTTGCACTCACTGTGGGATGactaaccataccattcattcatgTTTTAAAAAACATGGATATCCTCCCAATTAGAAACCAGATGGATCCATCAACAACTATGCTGTAATTTCTCACAAATCAGAGGAACAATCTGGTGACAATCCTGATGGTAATACTCACTTGTCTCCTGGCTTGGCTTTTAATCCAGAGCAACAAAAATCTTTGCTAGTCTTACTTCAGGATACATCACAATATCAGGCTCATAGTGTTAATCACCTTACTTCTCAATCCACCCTTGCCTCAGGTATCATTTGTGCATTTCCTAATTCATTTCACCCCGAAACATTCATTCTTGACACAGGTGCTACTTATCATGTTTGTTTCACCAAAATCTATTTTCAATGTCTTAACACTATTCAGCCTATAACTATCAAATTACCAAATGGCAGCCTTGTTTCCACAAACTTATCAGGCACTATTTAATTTAATGATTCCTTTTACATCACAGATGTACTCTATATGCCAAATGTTGCTTTCATTATTATCTATGTCCTTAAGCTAACCAAAACCCTCAATTGTCAATTGATGTTCAATAATACTAATTGTGTTATGCAGGACTAGTCATCCAAGAAGATGATTGGCACAGCTGAATTACATGGGGGATTGTATCTCCTTAAGAATCCCTCAGTTACCTTACCTCACAATCCTATTCCACACTCTGTTAATTCCACTATACATAATCCTATAGTTTCCAGATGTAGCCTTTGGCATCTCAGGCTTGGACATGCTTCACATGACAAGATCCTTCAACTCAATAAAAGTTTTCCCTTCATTAAATCAGTCTATTTTAATTTGCGTTGTGATGTTTGTTTTTATGCTAAACAGAAAAGATTACCATTCTATATGACTAATCATGTTTCTCAATCTATTTTTGACCTTTTGCACATGGACATATGGGGCCATTGGCTACTAATTCTATGCTAGGTTTTAGATATTTCCTTACCATTGTAGATGATAAAAGCAGATTTACATGGATATATCTCATGAGGCCGAAATATGAAACCTCGTCTTTAGTACAATCCTTTGTGACTATGGTTAGAACACTGTTCAATAGCCCAGTCAAAAGTATAAGATCTGACAATGGCCATGAATTTAAATTCACTTCCTTTTGCAAAAAATATGGCATCACACACCAAACATCCTGTGTTggtactcctcaacaaaatggaattATTGAGAGAAAACACCAACATATCCTTGGCACCACTAGAGCCCTTTTATTTCAAGCACAATTACCTTCTATTTTCTGGGCTCATGCTGTTTGTTATGCAGTTCACATCATAAATAGACTTCTCACACTTTTCTTAAAACACAAGTCACCTTATCAAATCCTACATCACACCTTACCTAACTTGTCCTATATTAAAGTCTTTGGCTCATTGTGTTATTCTAACACACTGATATCAAACAGAAAGAAGTTAGACTCTAGTTTCAGGAAATGTATATACCTAGGATATAAAGCAGGTGTCAAGGGTCACATTCTCTTTGACTTACACTGCAAGGAACTATTCAATTCTAGATATGTTAGCTTCTTTGAAAATCAGTTTCCCCACAGTCATAGCCAAACCACTCCCAATAATACACCACAAAATCTTCCTATCCCAACTCAATACCTAGATGACACCTTTGACCGTCACTTCCAGATTGAGTCCAATTCTCCCACTACATCACATACTAGTCCCAGTGCTAGTCCTATTCCTAACCATAATGTCTCACATGATACCAACCCTATCCTTCCAAATAATTAGTCCCTTGCACCTGGCCTAGTCAGACAATCATCCAAACATATAGAACCCCCATCCTATCTCAAAGACTACTATTACAATCTCATGTCAAATACAATCACCAATTCAGCTGTTGCCTCATCTTCTTCCACATGTAAGTATCCTATCTCTTTTGTCCTTAACTATGACTTGTTGTCTTCTAATCATAAGAATTTCACTATGCATCTTTCATCCATACATGAACCATATACCTATGAGCAAGCTATTTGTGATGATAACTGGAAGAAGGCAATCAAAGCTGAGTTGGATGCTCTGATTAAAAACAAGACTTGGGATCTTGTGGCATTACCTACACATAAGAAGGCTATTGGATGTAAATGGGTGTTCAAGGTGAAATTACATGCTAATGGCACTATGGAAAGATACAAAGCCTGATTGGTTGCTAAAGGCTTCACTCAAACTAAAGGATTGGATTACACTGACACTGTCAGTCCAGTGGTAAAAATGACAACAATTAGGGTCCTTTTGGTTGTTGCAGCTATTCAGAACTGGACTTTGTTCAAACTAGATGTCAATACAGCTTTTCTTCATGGGGACCTCAATGAAGAAGTATATATGAAGGGTCCTCCAGGTCTTGATCTACCCAAACAGAATCTTGTATGAAAATTACAAAGGTCCCTTTATGGTTTAAAGCAGGCAAGCAGACAGTGAGATACTAAGTTGTCAGAGACTCTTGTAGATTCAGGTTTCTTGCAATCCAAGTCAGATTATTATCTTTTCACCAAAAATATTGACCTTGGTTTTACAGTCATCTTGGTCTATGTGGATGATCTTGTGCTTGGTGGTACTGATCATCAATAAATTCAACAGACCAAAGCTCATTTGGATGCCAAATTCAACATTAAAGATCTAGGCACACTAAATTCTTTCTTTGGATTTGAAGTGGCTCGCAGAATTAATGGTATTTCTATCTGCCAAAGAAAATATGCCCTTGATTTGATCAATGATGCAGGAATCCTTGGAGCTAAACCTTGTTCCACACCTATGCAACATCACTTGCAATTGCACAAAACATTTGGAACTCACATATCTGAACATACTACATACAAAAGGCTTATAGGTCGTTTGCTTTACCTCACTCATACTCGACCTGAAATTGCTTATGTTGTAAGTAAATTGTTCCAGTTCCTTGAGGCCCCTACAGATAAGCATATGTTGGTTGGCATTCACATATTGAAGTATCTCAAGAACAATCCTGGGCAAGGCTTAATTTTCAAATCCACCTCTACACTGAAACTCACTGGTTTCTTTGACTCGGACTAGGATGCATTCCCAGACACTAGAAGATCCACTTCTGGTACATATTTCTTTCTTGGTTACTCTCTAATTAGTTGGAAAAGTAAGAAGAAAGTTGTGATTTCCAGGTCCTCTTCTGAGGCTGAGTATCGGGCCCTAGCTCATGCCACATGTGAAAGCGTTTGGTTATTGTCACTTCTCAATGGTCTCTAGATTTCAATTGTTATGCCTGTTATTCTATACTATGACAAAAATTCAGCAATGCACATTGCTGCTAATCCTGTGTTGCACGAAAAGATCAAACACATTGAAATCGATTGTCATGTGGTTCATGAAAGGATCTTGAATGGAACTATTCACCTTATTCCAGACACCACTCAAGAACAAGTAGCTAACATCTTCACTAAATCACTACATCCTGGTCCTTTCAATCGTTTACTTTCCAAGCTTGGATTGATTGACATTCACTACAGCTTGATGGGGGCTTTGAATGATAGTACATGTAATACAAATGATAGTACAAAATAGAAAAGTATGtagtacaaaaatatatttagttaATTGGTTCGGattgttagttagttagttatccTCATAGAGTAACTATATATACACTTTGCAACTGATGTAATAAACACAGATTGAATATATCATTTTTtagcttcttcttctttctctctattGTGTACAGTCGTGTTCATAACTGGTTCAACAATGGTTGCCACCATAGTTTACTTCCATGACTTGTATGCTCACAAGTAAGGAGTAGGGTAATTATTATGACGGGTGGAAATGTCCTTTTTGAAATACGATAAAGATGATACTAGTTGTAATTGGGTAGAGTATCTCTTGTACTCATTCAATGAATTTGCTTatccaaaaaaagaaagaatttaccattttaaaaaaattctaagtttTATAATATGAATTGTGAGGGACGCATATAAGTTCACATGGTGTCATATAAAATGTATGTTCTTTTAATAAAAAGAGAAACACTTGTAAAATCTTTGAAGTTTTatagtagatttttttttcaCCACCAATATCCGGTCCATTGAACTGCATAATCTAGTTTGAGGGTCAGTTATGGTATTAACTGGTTCCAGCTCCCTCCCAATCGCAATTGAGAGACCGAATTGTGGTCCTCCTTACCAAATCTATCGTCAACCACCGCTGAatcaactaaaaataaataaaaaagaacttAATCACaaagattaattaaaaaattaaattatctatatcaatcacaatcaatatatttttattagttattattttttttataaaatatgttgatattaaaaaaatacaacttTTGTAAATTATAAGCTATATATAgccaataatataatataaaattacataattttaaatgattctttttaatgtttgacattttctttttcatttatcCAATCAAAATATGTTAAAGTCAACTATTAAGATCCTCCTAGTAGTTCCATTTCAATAGGAAAATTGCTCCATGACatcaattatttatttactttaataAGCTTTAAGATATTTGATATTCATCATAGTATCATTTAATTTGTGTTCTGTAAATGTTTCTAagttttattgaataaaaaatataaaattatatggttaaaaataaaatttaatcatttttgttttttttttaataagcaagatAAAGCTCGCATTAGGGGTGTAACCCTTACAAAAAAAACCAAGGCACTAAGATTGTTTGTGtcggataaaggaagtttaaaccattTATAATAGGTTGGTCTAAACTTAGTATATCAACAATACAACCATCTCCAATAAAGAAAGATAATATTAGAGCAaataacatcaaaacaaaacacttccCCCTTGAAGATTACGGCGTTCCTCATAATCCAAAGACTCCATATGATAGCTAGCCAAACGAAGTTGATCAAGATCCTACGCTTGCTActctttaatatttttgttagtaAAACATTTAGATTAGAATAGATATTTATATAAGTTTCATAATTTTAGGCTTGAACTCAATCACAAGAGATATAAATGAAAGATCTAATAAATTATGTCAACTACacgtttatatttatttatttttttctttgacaAAGTATTTTATGCAATCAAAATATGTTAAAGTCAACTATTAAGATCCTCCTAATAATTCCATTTGAATAGGAAAATTACTCCATGACATCAATTATTTGTTCACTTTAATAAGCTTTAAGATATGTGATATTCATCATagtattatttaaattttgtgtTCTGTAAACGTGTCTaggttttattaaataaaatgtgatacaaataactaaatacggtttcaaataaaatgtaataatttttattagtaaaaCATTTAGATTAGGATAGATATTTATATAAGCTCCATCTCAATCacaagaaatataaataaaagatctAATTATTTATATGTCAACTACAacgtttatatttatttatttatttatttatttctttgacaaattattttaatagtaaaataacaCAATTGTTATATACTTGGTGAATCATTTTATATCCAATTTTATAGGCCTATATATGGCCTATAACTTATTGTGAGGTTACTTGCTTTAAAATCAACTTTCTAAACAAACACCTTGCTAATTATTTATGTCAATGAGGATTGATAACATTGTTCTTTGCTTTCTATTGTTTTGTGTTCATGTGGCAGTACCTTTTGCTTCAAGCTCACAATCAAATGTAAGTTATAACTCTTCATGAATCCTTTCCAGTGTATTTAATAAAATGAGTGGTAAAtactaatttttttcttttggttttttcAATAATGGTTAAAGTTAAATACAACAAAGTAAAATTCATACAATTTTATTCTATTAAATCTTCCAATTTTCTTTTCACTTAATTTGGAGTATATATAACTGAATGATGTCTTATCATTAAATTACTCAATTCAAAAAGagttttaaatcatttaaaattttaaaccattcaaatgcttcaattaaatttttttcatttctattttttttgttaggATGAATCAACAAAATTCTTCATGGttatattttaaaagtttttgatcaaagttttaaaaatatagataaatatattatttctGAAAATTTAATGGAGGagtttgcaatttttgaaatatttacatATCAATCTGAAAGTTTTGAATAATTTAGAGgttatttaattgttttgaaCAATATAAGGACTAGCTTGTAAATTTAAAAGAATATTAAGAATTATTTTGACTTTTCTATTATATAGAGCTGAGGAATTTTAATGCAAGATACATCActctttataaaataattaaaaagattaTCTTTAATCTCGATAGAACTTGAATTTTTCGCAATACACCATAGTATTATTGTACTAACCCGCTCACACTCGACActattaaaatttgtaaatagATATAAATGATGAATGAACTAGATTGATAGACtttgattttaatattatataaaatttttatattaaacttaattcatacTTATAAAATAAAATCGATTTTTAGAATGAAGAAAATCACTATTTCTAAGCTCTATTTTTAATCTATATGTgagatttaaaatttttttaaaaataaatattttgtttgaattctcctaaatttaacttaaacaaaataattcataaattctaatattttaaaaaagtttatataaaaaaaaaatctttaaaaaaattacattatctCAAAACATTCTCTTCATAACACACTCTTAGTGTTAGTCTTTTGAGGTTAATAATTACCTCTCAATTTGCTATTagtcgaattaattaattaattaattaattaattttattttgttatttagtgGATAAACCATGGTGGAGATTTGTTCAACAGAAGATATGCAATCAAGGAGCACAAAATCAATCCAAAAACAGCTCATAAATTAAGTTTGAAATGGAAATTCTTTGCAGGCAATGATATTACAGCAACACCAACAATATACAAAGGAATAATTTATTTTCCAAGCTGGAATGGTAACCTATATGCAATAAAACAAAATGATGGCTCACTTGTGTGGAAAAAAAATTTGGGAATATTGACAGGTTTAAATGGAACTGGATTGGTTAATAATGTAAACTGGACTGTGGCTAGATCAACTCCAACCGTAGCTAAAGATTTATTGATTGTTGGAATTTTTGGGCCTGCTGTTATTATTGGTCTCAAAAGGAATAATGGTGAGCTTGTTTGGTTGACCAAGTTGGAGAATCATTCTAAAGCAGCTGTTACCATGTCTGGAACTTATTACAATGGGTTAGtataaattattttgttaatggcaaattaattatataaattttacgAAATTAAAAATCTTAAATTAAAACGTCTCTTAATGGGTATTGTAAATATCTCTCAATCAAAATTCATGCTACAATAATCTCAATGTGTGTCGCAGAAATCGTAATGTACTACCTCGATTTGTTAGTACCTCCATTTGGACATAAGTTCTTCCCAACCCTAACTTTCATAAATAACTAATCTATATTATCCAATTTGAATAATTTCAATTAACTTCTAGCTGATATGTAATTATGCTAAACTCTCTTTGTATAGGAGTTATTATGTCGGAACATCTTCACTAGAAGAATTTGTAGCAATTGATAAGTGTTGCACATTTCGTGGAAGCTTTGCCAAACTTGATGCTAAAATTGGCGCCATCTTATGGCAAACCTATATGTTGCCAGATAACAAAGGAAAAAGAGATGCATATGCAGGAGCTGCCATTTGGGGAAGTAGTCCTTCCATTGATGTTTATAGAAAACATGTTTATATTGCCACTGGAAATCTTTATTCTGCTCCAAAAAACATACTTGAATGTCAAGAAAGACAAAATAATGAAACTACTCCTATTGAACAAGACAAGTGTGTTGAACCTGAAAACCACTCCAATTCAATCTTAGCCCTTGATTTTGATTCGGGTAATATCAAATGGTACAAACAATTAGGAGGCTTTGACGTATGGTTTTTGGCATGTAACAATGCTTCAACACCTAATTGTCCTCCTCAAGGcgcttcaccagatgctgatttTGGAGAGGCACCAATGATGTTAACTCCTTACGTAAAtggaagaaataaaaatattattgttgttgtccaAAAAAGTGGATTTGCATGGGCATTGGATCGTGACAATGGGTCACTTATATGGTTTATGGTAATATATATTCTTTCAAATTAATCAATttacaaaaattataatttttgtttttaatgttcAATGTAACATTGTAGGAAGCAGGACCTGGTGGTGTGGTTGGAGGTGGAACATGGGGAGCATCAACTGATGATAAAAGAGTTTATACAAACATTGTAAATTCAGATAACAAAAACTTCACACTACTGCCatcaaatataaatataacaacaGGAGGGTGGGTGGCAATGGATGCTAGAAATGGAAAAGTTCTATGGTCTACAGCTAACCCTAGCAATAATACTGCAAGTGGTCCTGTTAGTgtggcaaatgatgttgtttttgGTGGATCTACAGATATATTAGGACACCTATATGCAATGAATGCAAGAAATGGTAAAATTTTATGGTCTTATGAAACTGGAGGTAGTGTTTATGGTGGCATGTCAATTAGCAACGGATGTATTTATGTGGGTAGTGGATATAATGTGTCTAT
The Vicia villosa cultivar HV-30 ecotype Madison, WI linkage group LG6, Vvil1.0, whole genome shotgun sequence genome window above contains:
- the LOC131611051 gene encoding uncharacterized protein LOC131611051, encoding MTTIRVLLVVAAIQNWTLFKLDVNTAFLHGDLNEEVYMKGPPGLDLPKQNLTKAHLDAKFNIKDLGTLNSFFGFEVARRINGISICQRKYALDLINDAGILGAKPCSTPMQHHLQLHKTFGTHISEHTTYKRLIGRLLYLTHTRPEIAYVISIVMPVILYYDKNSAMHIAANPVLHEKIKHIEIDCHVVHERILNGTIHLIPDTTQEQVANIFTKSLHPGPFNRLLSKLGLIDIHYSLMGALNDSTLPFASSSQSNWINHGGDLFNRRYAIKEHKINPKTAHKLSLKWKFFAGNDITATPTIYKGIIYFPSWNGNLYAIKQNDGSLVWKKNLGILTGLNGTGLVNNVNWTVARSTPTVAKDLLIVGIFGPAVIIGLKRNNGELVWLTKLENHSKAAVTMSGTYYNGSYYVGTSSLEEFVAIDKCCTFRGSFAKLDAKIGAILWQTYMLPDNKGKRDAYAGAAIWGSSPSIDVYRKHVYIATGNLYSAPKNILECQERQNNETTPIEQDKCVEPENHSNSILALDFDSGNIKWYKQLGGFDVWFLACNNASTPNCPPQGASPDADFGEAPMMLTPYVNGRNKNIIVVVQKSGFAWALDRDNGSLIWFMEAGPGGVVGGGTWGASTDDKRVYTNIVNSDNKNFTLLPSNINITTGGWVAMDARNGKVLWSTANPSNNTASGPVSVANDVVFGGSTDILGHLYAMNARNGKILWSYETGGSVYGGMSISNGCIYVGSGYNVSIGVIFNYTGGTSLFAFCV